One stretch of Oncorhynchus tshawytscha isolate Ot180627B linkage group LG21, Otsh_v2.0, whole genome shotgun sequence DNA includes these proteins:
- the spata4 gene encoding spermatogenesis-associated protein 4, giving the protein MAYAQPPKKTGLPREVLKWLQSLDLSFSPKNMRRDFSNGYLVAEMFSWYYHEDFPMHSYNNGTSLPTKQGNWAQIERFLVKQNIHLQKEVLDGTIHCKPGAAELLVQEIYTILTNRRIKGIQGREIDFTDRDYQDQLPMLARATASKAIKNNLRLTEVIAEPNISTNQRKVQAIIHMHLEQRAAERVQNPKRFNVKPTLGELAVRLPPSSHHGDDSSDNNASVQSGTAKSCEPSIRSKASVHFKEIEVRQTDRRSLIAI; this is encoded by the exons ATGGCTTACGCACAACCTCCCAAAAAGACAGGACTGCCACGAGAAGTTCTGAAGTGGCTCCAAAGCCTGGATTTGTCATTTTCTCCAAAGAATATGCGCAG GGATTTCTCCAATGGCTACCTTGTGGCAGAGATGTTCTCCTGGTATTATCATGAAGACTTCCCCATGCACTCCTACAACAATGGGACATCACTTCCAACCAAACAGGGCAACTGGGCACAAATAGAGAGG TTTCTAGTGAAACAGAACATCCATCTGCAAAAGGAAGTTCTGGACGGGACCATCCACTGCAAGCCAGGAGCAGCGGAGCTTCTAGTGCAAGAGATTTACACCATCTTAACTAACAGGAG GATCAAAGGGATCCAGGGCAGGGAGATTGACTTCACAGACAGGGACTACCAGGACCAGCTGCCCATGCTAGCTCGGGCCACAGCCTCCAAGGCCATCAAGAACAACCTGCGGCTGACCGAGGTCATAGCCGAGCCCAACATCTCCACCAATCAGAGGAAGGTGCAGGCCATCATCCACATGCACCTGGAGCAGAGGGCGGCCGAGAGAGTCCAGAACCCCA AGCGCTTCAACGTGAAGCCCACCTTGGGAGAACTGGCCGTGAGACTGCCCCCATCTTCTCACCACGGAGATGACAGCTCCGATAACAACGCCTCAGTACAAAGTGGAACCGCAA AGTCATGTGAACCATCCATCAGGAGTAAAGCCAGTGTCCATTTCAAGGAGATTGAGGTGCGTCAGACGGACAGACGCTCGCTGATTGCAATTTAA